The Caenorhabditis elegans chromosome II genome has a segment encoding these proteins:
- the mrps-18B gene encoding 28S ribosomal protein S18-2, mitochondrial (Confirmed by transcript evidence), which produces MLATGGSFARRLIHSSCRLACEGKTKEVPTPEEAGYAYNHVERKKGMYKPQHSIAEQISYMKSRGYAEAYKGLPIYRWYKRNIKGQSKLQPPPRLFCIDKHGRFNLNHACPVCRDEYLYFDYRNPGLIEQFLADGTDQPIDILKSGLCREQYTLLRAQLLKAKEHGTITFGVEFRNFDYRQWYKSWTDEPGKPVERAGVRLQDIHPDPLVHFPTFKNDKNNDWDEWWIRHDKFAKKAK; this is translated from the exons ATGTTAGCCACTGGGGGATCATTCGCACGAAGGCTGATTCATTCTTCCTGCCGATTGGCTTGCGAAGGAAAAACTAAAGAAGTTCCGACTCCAGAAGAG GCCGGATACGCTTACAATCATGTTGAACGAAAGAAGGGAATGTACAAACCACAACACAGTATTGCCGAGCAGATTTCCTATATGAAAAGTCGAG GATACGCAGAGGCTTACAAAGGACTTCCGATTTACAGATGGTATAAGAGAAACATCAAG gGTCAATCGAAACTTCAACCACCTCCAAGACTTTTCTGCATTGATAAACACGGCCGATTCAATCTAAATCATGCTTGTCCA GTGTGCCGTGACGAATATCTATACTTCGACTACCGAAACCCAGGTCtcattgaacaatttttggcagaTGGCACCGACCAACCAATCGATATCCTGAAGAGTGGACTATGTCGTGAACAGTACACGCTACTTCGTGCACAACTTCTGAAAGCAAAAGAACATGGAACAATCACATTTGGAGTAGAATTCCGAAACTTTGATTATCGTCAATGGTACAAAAGCTGGACAGATGAACCTGGAAAGCCTGTTGAGAGAGCTGGTGTACGTCTGCAAGATATTCATCCAGATCCACTTGTTCACTTCCCaacattcaaaaatgacaAGAACAACGACTGGGACGAATGGTGGATTCGTCATGATAAATTTGCCAAGAAGGCAAagtaa
- the gldi-7 gene encoding Sodium/potassium-transporting ATPase subunit beta-1-interacting protein (Confirmed by transcript evidence): protein MSVRWLLSLLLATWTLLSIARLVFDLIGNLWVVVVFDFVQIVLLISGLFGATQKRRPLLYTLLSSNALSVTINVLIFLWYIGVFGEISRPYLSAGLPYSSSFFLRFTPYCDAEFDVIRKKWVQKQCLIPFYSVEASQAILHIIFAIVTSIFSILVIVELRKKPIRSNSQSINHYAQICASKVAKAPSSTNNSSSGYLNSQYDDLGSSREKVKVTEKKEVKGQFERNSKKKKKNPRPEMPAPDCAPCSSNRSSEEESNLEDVYTQPIKKKIMPLRRPDLEEENRGTNVTSLVSFDPKSATLLRIRQHLEAEPSDRDTPDYDMYERLRSRSSGHSEVAPASTIPLSSDYKSRNASQDSVPSMFAPMLNSPAPSSTTSGSSSRTSGASLAHKTHIVGKGGISLSTVDPSPILSPGIRLSEQLGAKNQSYKSAFRVQKTENARVISHYHAPNEIPLSSDPSVVENESNYPVMTSGGLLV, encoded by the exons ATGTCTGTTCGGTGGCTGCTCTCACTTCTACTTGCCACGTGGACGCTTCTCTCGATAGCACGACTTGTATTCGATTTGATTGGAAATCTTTGGGTCGTTGtcgtttttgattttgtgcAG attgtctTGCTGATCTCGGGTTTATTCGGTGCTACTCAAAAACGACGTCCACTTCTTTACACTCTCCTCTCATCAAATGCTCTTTCCGTTACAATCAATGTGCTCATTTTCCTATGGTATATCGGAGTCTTCGGAGAAATTTCAAGACCATATCTTTCGGCTGGACTACCGTActcttcttcgtttttcttaAGATTCACACCATATTGTGATGCCGAGTTTGATGTGATAAG AAAGAAATGGGTTCAAAAACAGTGTCTCATTCCATTCTACTCAGTCGAAGCATCTCAAGCAAttcttcatattatttttgcaatcgtaacttcaattttctcgaTCTTAGTGATTGTGGAACTTCGAAAGAAACCAATAAGATCAAATTCCCAATCAATTAACCATTATGCTCAAATATGTGCATCAAAAGTTGCCAAAGCTCCAAGTTCCACGAATAATTCTAGCAGTGGATACCTCAATTCACAATATGACGACTTAGGATCTTCgagagaaaaagtgaaagtgacagagaaaaaagaagtcaAAGGACAATTCGAGAGAAAttcaaagaagaagaaaaagaatccACGTCCAGAAATGCCAGCTCCAGATTGTGCTCCGTGTTCTTCAAATAGATCATCAGAAGAAGAAAGTAATTTGGAGGATGTGTACACACAGccaattaaaaagaaaattatgcCGTTGAGA agACCTGACCTAGAAGAAGAAAATCGTGGAACTAATGTCACATCATTAGTCAGCTTCGACCCAAAAAGTGCGACTCTTTTGCGAATACGTCAGCATTTGGAGGCAGAGCCATCTGATAGAGAT acgcCAGACTACGATATGTACGAACGACTCCGATCAAGATCTTCTGGACACTCTGAAGTTGCACCGGCTTCTACTATCCCTTTGAGTTCTGACTATAAATCAAGAAATGCTTCTCAAGATTCGGTTCCTTCAATGTTTGCTCCGATGCTCAACTCTCCAGCCCCATCTTCTACAACTTCTGGATCTTCTTCTAGAACATCTGGAGCTTCGTTGGCACACAAAACTCACATTGTTGGGAAAGGTGGAATTTCGTTATCAACTGTTGATCCATCCCCGATTCTTTCTCCAGGAATACGGTTATCGGAGCAACTAGGAGCCAAGAATCAGTCTTATAAAAGTGCATTCAGGGtccagaaaactgaaaatgctcGTGTTATAAGTCACTATCACGCTCCCAACGAAATTCCACTTTCCAGTGATCCATCGGTTGTTGAGAATGAATCTAACTATCCCGTGATGACTAGTGGTGGACTTCTTGTTTAA
- the W01C9.1 gene encoding DUF148 domain-containing protein (Confirmed by transcript evidence) yields MLFLILTVFVGAQAAKKPMFDVRQFNLDEITLEPAPKPPFLINATSEAIEQFMAIYRTPGIAQIRKMTELDVLVGTLRTEVQQSYNAYKAESILLKLAQDERLQEIAEKTHYTIVHLQALKDTKMGTNERKARTEMMFSEFSDFVVSAVSDEMSNILDLVMRQMLRAILFTEKLTV; encoded by the exons ATGCTTTTTCTAATTCTCACAGTTTTTGTTGGTGCCCAGGCGGCCAAGAAACCAATGTTCGACGTTCGACAATTCAATTTGGACGAG attacaCTGGAACCCGCTCCAAAACCTCCATTTCTTATCAATGCCACCTCAGAAGCCATTGAACAGTTTATGGCAATATATCGGACTCCTGGAATTGCACAAATTCGAAAA atgacAGAATTAGATGTTCTAGTTGGAACTTTACGAACGGAAGTACAACAATCCTATAATGCATATAAAGCAGAATCAATTCTCTTGAAATTAGCTCAAGATGAACGGTTACAGGAAATTGCGGAAAAG ACGCATTACACAATCGTCCACTTGCAAGCTCTGAAAGATACAAAAATGGGAACAAATGAACGAAAAGCTCGAACTGAAATGATGTTCTCAGAGTTTAGTGATTTTGTGGTATCAGCTGTCAGTGATGAAATGAGCAATATATTGGATTTGGTGATGAGGCAAATGCTCCGAGCGATATTATTTACGGAAAAGCTCACAGTTTAA
- the W01C9.1 gene encoding DUF148 domain-containing protein (Confirmed by transcript evidence), whose amino-acid sequence MLFLILTVFVGAQAAKKPMFDVRQFNLDEVGAYRTDQITLEPAPKPPFLINATSEAIEQFMAIYRTPGIAQIRKMTELDVLVGTLRTEVQQSYNAYKAESILLKLAQDERLQEIAEKTHYTIVHLQALKDTKMGTNERKARTEMMFSEFSDFVVSAVSDEMSNILDLVMRQMLRAILFTEKLTV is encoded by the exons ATGCTTTTTCTAATTCTCACAGTTTTTGTTGGTGCCCAGGCGGCCAAGAAACCAATGTTCGACGTTCGACAATTCAATTTGGACGAGGTCGGTGCATATCGGACTGATCAG attacaCTGGAACCCGCTCCAAAACCTCCATTTCTTATCAATGCCACCTCAGAAGCCATTGAACAGTTTATGGCAATATATCGGACTCCTGGAATTGCACAAATTCGAAAA atgacAGAATTAGATGTTCTAGTTGGAACTTTACGAACGGAAGTACAACAATCCTATAATGCATATAAAGCAGAATCAATTCTCTTGAAATTAGCTCAAGATGAACGGTTACAGGAAATTGCGGAAAAG ACGCATTACACAATCGTCCACTTGCAAGCTCTGAAAGATACAAAAATGGGAACAAATGAACGAAAAGCTCGAACTGAAATGATGTTCTCAGAGTTTAGTGATTTTGTGGTATCAGCTGTCAGTGATGAAATGAGCAATATATTGGATTTGGTGATGAGGCAAATGCTCCGAGCGATATTATTTACGGAAAAGCTCACAGTTTAA
- the W01C9.2 gene encoding Reverse transcriptase domain-containing protein (Confirmed by transcript evidence), with amino-acid sequence MFKGKITLKTSNILIFSFPKKQSEPQVFMATIDLDTVRKPSANSKVVHDVGSESQQQRKNVTKAPDYGDYEDYELTAKPEDWTTTTALPGKRSNRKDQNEPPLLDSQFKPHVRVLLNDEKSTEDIRDELSRLIGDLHREENTLRTTVTKDDMTATPLSIRRNPTSTQDIEALVSSVEMMLLGNETMFFGDEEGSGENSGNDEIINTTLPTTTVGTTSRKPLLFTTVIQEVKNAPVTARPDPFAHLDYDLSDHSNLKKSKKTMPKVDRLTKYKLHGGSVEPTKKLNKSSLVKNPTPLIVRPGKKSKFNRRKNLRKVGKIDRMRRVKNLNHRIRAQNRMRIRKVLSKMIFGARDSDVMPNKQKPKLVGSDGIIMPRQPARKLQKNQAVDFQRRDKRDASPQLQFIDSEQEQVESLSAGGAWDTVPIEKSIIESIHLEPHPYYHLKTETRTQVEPSPMVTEASLDDEYEKYDEDENEVEVRDTRPMKNGLVQVSLNGNTVSNAPKRMKMVALNSVKKISKKEKSTNGLAVVAPTAKKQTMLELLIGDFLMRVPPTARNPYLTEEQWS; translated from the exons atgttcaaaggTAAGATAACTTTAAAAACGTCAAATATCTTGAtatttagttttccaaaaaagcaaAGTGAGCCCCAGGTTTTCATGG CAACAATTGACCTGGACACTGTTCGAAAACCGTCCGCTAATTCGAAAGTAGTACATGATGTAGGATCAGAGTCACaacaacaaagaaaaaatgttaccAAAG CACCAGATTACGGAGACTATGAGGACTATGAACTGACTGCTAAACCAGAAGATTGGACTACTACAACAGCTTTACCAGGCAAAAGATCCAATCGCAAGGATCAAAATGAg ccccCGTTGCTGGATTCCCAATTCAAACCACACGTGAGAGTATTGTTGAATGATGAAAAAAGCACGGAAGAT ATTCGAGATGAACTTTCTCGCCTAATAGGTGACCTGCACAGAGAAGAAAATACACtgagaactacagtaaccaaggATGATATGACAGCAACTCCTTTATCAATTAGAAGAAATCCAACTTCTACACAGGACATAGAGGCATTGGTTTCTTCAGTTGAAATGATGTTACTGGGAAATGAGACAATGTTCTTTGGTGATGAGGAAGGATCtggagaaaattctggaaatgaTGAAATAATCAATACAACACTTCCAACTACGACAGTCGGTACAACATCAAGAAAACCATTGCTTTTCACCACTGTGATACAGGAA GTAAAAAATGCACCAGTTACAGCAAGACCGGATCCATTTGCTCACCTTGACTATGATTTGTCAGATCacagtaatttaaaaaaatcaaagaaaactaTGCCAAAAGTCGATAGACTGACAAAATATAAG cTTCATGGTGGATCAGTCGAGCctacgaaaaaattaaacaaatctAGTCTTGTCAAAAACCCAACTCCGCTCATTGTTCGACCAGGAAAGAAATCAAAGTTCAACCGGAGAAAGAATCTCAGAAAAGTTGGGAAAATCGATAGAATGCGCagagtcaaaaatttgaaccacCGAATCCGTGCACAAAATAGAATGAGAATTCGCAAagttctttcaaaaatgatatttggAGCACGAGATTCTGATGTTATGCCGAATAAGCAAAAACCGAAATTAGTGGGATCAGATGGAATTATAATGCCTCGTCAACCAgcaagaaaattgcaaaaaaatcaagccGTCGATTTTCAGAGAAGAGATAAGAGAGATGCATCTCCTCAGTTGCAGTTTATTGATTCTGAGCAAGAACAAGTTGAAAGTTTATCAGCAGGTGGAGCATGGGATACAGTaccaattgaaaaaagtataattgAATCCATTCACTTGGAGCCTCATCCATATTatcatttgaaaactgaaacaagAACTCAAGTTGAACCAAGTCCAATGGTAACCGAAGCATCTTTAGATGatgaatatgaaaaatatgatgaagatgaaaatGAAGTTGAAGTGAGAGACACCCGTCCAATGAAAAATGGACTTGTTCAAGTTTCACTAAACGGGAATACAGTATCCAATGCACCCAAACGGATGAAAATGGTGGCATTGAACTCCGTGAAAAAGATTAGCAAAAAGGAGAAAAGTACAAATGGATTAGCGGTTGTTGCTCCAACGGCCAAGAAACAAAC AATGCTCGAACTTCTGATTGGCGACTTTTTGATGAGAGTTCCTCCGACTGCACGTAATCCTTATTTAACGGAAGAACAATGGTCATAG